The Bacillus rossius redtenbacheri isolate Brsri unplaced genomic scaffold, Brsri_v3 Brsri_v3_scf174, whole genome shotgun sequence genomic sequence GAAAGGAATCATTCTCTCATCAATAGACAAATATCTAGTAGGGTCAAACATTTTTCTAAAATCTTTATTAAAGTGGTCCAGAAAAGGTCGCACTtgtataatttgtcaaaatttggattatttCCGGCATTTTACTATTGTCATTGAGGTGTAGCATACGCAAAATTAACAGAAATCTTTTCAGTGGCATTATTTTCGAAATTATTTTCATTACCGAAATTTAGGTTCGATGACCAATACGAACGTAGTGATGGCAACTGATTGAATCCCACTATCACTAATATGCCAATGAAAGCATTGATTTTCGAAACTTGACATTTCTAAGCACTGACCTTTCTGTTGACTGTACAAAACAGTTGTTTGTACAATCATTTCCGCagcttttatgttaaaaaaacaagaaaaaaatggaagaaaaactgttcgtatttatatttactttagcTCCAACATGCTCATCAAATTTTGTTTGTTCGTACTGAGATTTAATTTTATGGCTCTCAAAAGCTTTTCCCCATTTTGGTACAAAATCATCTTCCTCaccttcatttttattttaatggagtATATTTTCTTCTGGATTTTCATCCAAAAAAACAACACGAAAAGGTACTCCTTCCTCTGCTGGATCATCACATTCAAAATTATTTGCAGGATCTTCAGCACATGTGTAGAAGCTCCTGCATCTAAGTAAGTTGCATTACTTGTGGATGCCTGTGAACTTGTGGAAAGATCTACACTCGAAACATCTGAAGAATTCTGCCAAAGTGTACTTCCTCTGCAATCAAGCACAAATATATTTATAGAgtctgtaaataatgtagaaataaatatttaaaaatattacaactgTAGAAATGGTATACCTTCTTGGTCGCTTTTCTGCTGGCTCCATAGATGCAGTAACTTGCAACATGTCATCTGCATCACTATCTCCACCTTCTTCAGAATTACATGCCTGGTCGTCATCCAACGGATCAAACCTTCTGAGGACTTCGTTGAAATCAAGACCTTTCAACTCAGACAGTGGGACAGTTATTGACTTCATTTTTCTGTGAAGTAAAAATTTACATCTACCAAACCTTATGAATTTCTTATGGTATGTAAGGCTAAATGTAACATATATATTGGATTCACAGTAAGtaccattttaatttattttattcaaagtagtacatctacattttatttctaGTAATGAAAAAATGTTCTGAATAATTGAGCAAAACAAGGCACTGGTTTACTCTCAATAACATCTAAGCCAGAAACTAATACTGCATATTAGTTATTAAGATATAATATATGATATTGACATATTGAAATAAATGCATTACatgtcaaaaaatatttgtacaaatactgttaaaataaaaaagaagtttGCAAGGAAAATTATCTACCAACAAATGTGTTACAAAACtaactatttttaatattaagaCGACTCATTTGAagataagttaaaataaaatataaatatttaataattaattgctGAACTTACCTAACTAACGTATTTATTCCTTCAATCCATATATGCAGAATTTGTAAAAATACATTGCGATGTACAGTTCAACTGCAAATAAGACTGTGTCCCATCAGAATGGTGGTTTCTTCAGGTAACTACCCTCTGTAGTTTTAGGAACTCCCTGCAGTGCTGCTAACTATCTgaccataaaaaaagttttaggtTTACCATTAATCTATGGACCTGTTTAAAGAATCTATACTATCGACTATTgcgtgctttaaaaaaaatactcaatggGTGGTTTCTTGAGGTAACCACCTTTCACTAATGGCATGTTCCGTTGGACCTTCAGAGTCCATAGACGTACAGGATAG encodes the following:
- the LOC134543700 gene encoding uncharacterized protein LOC134543700, translated to MKSITVPLSELKGLDFNEVLRRFDPLDDDQACNSEEGGDSDADDMLQVTASMEPAEKRPRRGSTLWQNSSDVSSVDLSTSSQASTSNATYLDAGASTHVLKILQIILNVMIQQRKEYLFVLFFWMKIQKKIYSIKIKMKV